The sequence below is a genomic window from Selenomonas ruminantium subsp. lactilytica TAM6421.
GCCCAAAGATTTTGCCAAGAAAAATCTGAAGATAGAGAACGTCAAGCAGACCAATATTATCACGGTTACTGCTGAGGGGAAGTCGCCGGAAGAAGCACAGATGATCTCCCAGCATGTGGTGGATAACTTCCTGCAGATGATGACGGATATGAACAAGGAAACCCAGAGCCTGCTGATGCAGTTCCTGGCAGAACGCATCGAGAATGCAAGAAAAGAAGCGGAAGAAGCCCGCAATAAATTTGCCAATTACCAGCAGGAGCACGGAATCTACAGTCCGGATGAACAGGCCAAGGCGGCGGTGAACAAAATGAATGCCTTTGACGAGGCAATCAGCCAGATGAAGGTAAGTCAGACGGCCAATCAGGCCAAGATAGACAGCGTAACGGCAAAATTGGGTGATGTAAAGGCAAACAGCATCAACTTCCAGATCAGTGACAACCCTACAGTGCAGGGCTTGCGGGATAAAATTGTAGCCCAGCAGCTGGAAGTTGTCAGCCTGCGGCAGAAATACACCGATGAAAATCCGGCGGTTATCCGCGCTCAGGAACAATTGGGACAGCTGCAGCAAAGCCTGACCAATGAAGTAAATGCGGTAGTAGGTTCGAAATACGCAACTTCCACCCCGGCGCAGGCTGCATTGATACAGGAACAGATAAGCGCCCAGGTCGCTATCGACGTATCCAAAGCAAGTGAAGAGGCTATTGCAAAACGCCGTGATGAAAAACAAAAGAAACTGGATGCGTTCCCGCAAAAAGTGCAGGATTACATGGATCTGCAAAGGGATACCAAAATAAAGGAAGAGATTTATAGCAATCTGCAAACCCGGTTCG
It includes:
- a CDS encoding GumC family protein, whose protein sequence is MEQQNEESIDLGKLMHVLADRKKTVGKIVGGCTALALIVAFALPKTYESTTTVQARVRGVGVTEASQAMMAMGMGAATSPVMNYIELMKSNTVLQPIIDELDWDEDKKKNLLPKDFAKKNLKIENVKQTNIITVTAEGKSPEEAQMISQHVVDNFLQMMTDMNKETQSLLMQFLAERIENARKEAEEARNKFANYQQEHGIYSPDEQAKAAVNKMNAFDEAISQMKVSQTANQAKIDSVTAKLGDVKANSINFQISDNPTVQGLRDKIVAQQLEVVSLRQKYTDENPAVIRAQEQLGQLQQSLTNEVNAVVGSKYATSTPAQAALIQEQISAQVAIDVSKASEEAIAKRRDEKQKKLDAFPQKVQDYMDLQRDTKIKEEIYSNLQTRFEQNRIQQAMDSMDVQIVDSANLPDVDRPAGPRKGLITLIGFVIGCLISIGYGLICYKKQEA